In one Candidatus Leptovillus gracilis genomic region, the following are encoded:
- a CDS encoding helix-turn-helix transcriptional regulator, producing MERFGEKLHDLRKFHNVTLKWLANQLGYTTHSYISEIESGYKVPNVEFVLKTARLFNVSTDDLLKDELELNLQQSKLDINYEPTIRR from the coding sequence ATGGAACGCTTTGGTGAAAAATTACATGATCTGCGAAAATTTCATAATGTAACTCTCAAATGGCTGGCCAATCAATTAGGTTACACCACGCATAGTTATATTAGCGAAATTGAATCCGGCTACAAAGTACCAAATGTAGAATTTGTCTTAAAGACTGCAAGATTGTTCAATGTATCAACAGACGATTTGCTCAAAGATGAACTTGAATTAAATCTGCAACAATCAAAACTTGACATAAATTATGAACCTACCATTCGTAGATAG
- a CDS encoding transposase, with protein sequence MGGNPSGFFAAVDRTGLTELDFTDDRLAICLRELHEPDQWRRIESLLGNRLLRVYDLRSVNIVRLDGTTAGVYHDPAGHLLFQVGKNKEGVYEPQFKAMLASLDPLGLLLALDVVPGNRADDPLYVPCYQRVKEMLARNGLLIVGDSKMSAFDTRATIAAGHDHYLTPLPDGKSEPGLLDKYLRRWWADGGAAMPVFLPDDEPEEGQEPDCSWPSPKDSRSAAPIRLGWATACRLVGALSGGALVELPTDRTGELAAAAGQSGRGAAGLNACARAG encoded by the coding sequence GTGGGTGGCAACCCATCAGGTTTCTTTGCGGCAGTTGACCGGACAGGACTGACCGAGCTTGACTTCACCGATGACCGACTGGCGATTTGTCTGCGGGAACTGCACGAGCCTGACCAGTGGCGGCGGATCGAGAGCCTGTTGGGTAATCGGTTGCTGCGCGTTTACGACCTGCGGTCGGTGAACATCGTGCGGCTGGATGGCACAACCGCCGGCGTGTATCACGACCCGGCGGGTCACCTGTTGTTTCAGGTGGGGAAGAACAAAGAAGGGGTCTATGAACCGCAGTTCAAAGCGATGCTGGCCAGCCTCGACCCGTTGGGCTTGTTGTTGGCGCTGGATGTGGTTCCTGGCAATCGGGCCGATGACCCGCTGTATGTGCCTTGCTACCAGCGGGTGAAAGAGATGCTGGCCCGGAATGGACTGCTCATTGTCGGCGACAGCAAGATGAGCGCCTTTGACACCCGGGCCACGATTGCGGCGGGCCATGACCACTATCTGACGCCCCTGCCCGATGGCAAGAGTGAACCGGGTCTGCTGGACAAGTACCTGCGCCGGTGGTGGGCTGACGGCGGCGCGGCGATGCCGGTTTTCCTGCCCGACGATGAGCCTGAGGAGGGACAAGAGCCTGACTGCTCCTGGCCATCGCCGAAGGATTCGAGGTCAGCCGCGCCCATCAGGCTGGGGTGGGCCACAGCATGTCGTCTGGTCGGAGCGTTGTCTGGTGGTGCGCTCGTTGAGCTACCAACAGACCGAACAGGCGAACTTGCGGCAGCGGCTGGCCAAAGCGGAAGGGGCGCTGCGGGACTTAACGCCTGCGCCAGGGCGGGGTAA
- a CDS encoding cysteine desulfurase-like protein — MLTQTPFLNPIPLRAQFPALQLEINGKTAVYLDGPGGTQVPQRVIDAISEALTVGISNHGGPFFTSARSDAIVEAARMAMMDFYNARRPEEIVFGQNMTSLTFAISRAIARTWQPDDEIVVTRLDHDANISPWLLAAEDRGVTVRWLDFDPADCTLKLEALPDLLNEKTRLVAITLASNAVGSITDVKRAVEMVHAAGALAYVDSVHYAPHGSIDVQDLDCDFLAASVYKFFGGHVGALYGKYDLLDAMTAYKVRPASSKPADKWETGTQSFESLIGVTAAVDYIADIGDAVGSRRQRLVQAMARIKEYEMSLSERFLQGATKVPGLHVYGITDIESLEHRTPTFAISLEGFTPAQVAQKLGEQGIFVWDGHYYAIAVMERLGLLDKGGLVRIGFVHYNTAEEVDRVLTALAEMG, encoded by the coding sequence ATGTTAACTCAAACTCCCTTCCTCAACCCTATTCCGCTGCGGGCACAATTCCCCGCTTTACAATTGGAAATCAATGGCAAAACGGCCGTCTACCTCGACGGCCCCGGCGGCACCCAGGTTCCACAGCGCGTCATTGACGCCATCAGCGAAGCACTCACTGTGGGCATTTCCAATCATGGCGGCCCCTTTTTCACCAGCGCCCGTAGTGACGCTATCGTCGAGGCCGCGCGGATGGCGATGATGGACTTCTACAACGCTCGCCGGCCGGAAGAGATTGTCTTCGGCCAAAATATGACCAGTCTCACCTTTGCCATCAGCCGGGCCATCGCCCGCACCTGGCAGCCCGATGACGAAATCGTCGTCACCCGGTTGGACCATGATGCCAATATCTCCCCCTGGCTGCTGGCTGCCGAAGACCGCGGCGTCACCGTGCGTTGGCTGGATTTCGACCCCGCCGATTGCACCCTGAAGTTAGAAGCGCTGCCTGATCTGCTCAACGAAAAAACGCGCCTGGTTGCCATCACCTTAGCCTCCAATGCCGTCGGCAGCATTACTGATGTCAAGCGAGCAGTCGAAATGGTCCATGCAGCCGGTGCGCTGGCCTATGTGGATTCAGTCCATTACGCTCCCCATGGCTCCATAGACGTACAAGACCTGGATTGTGATTTTCTGGCAGCATCCGTTTATAAATTCTTTGGCGGTCACGTTGGCGCTCTCTATGGCAAGTACGATCTGCTTGACGCTATGACGGCTTACAAAGTTCGCCCGGCTTCGTCAAAACCGGCCGACAAATGGGAAACCGGCACGCAGAGCTTTGAAAGTCTGATTGGCGTCACGGCCGCTGTGGATTACATTGCCGACATCGGCGACGCCGTAGGCTCCCGCCGCCAACGACTCGTACAGGCCATGGCGCGTATCAAAGAATACGAAATGAGCCTGAGCGAACGGTTTCTGCAAGGGGCGACAAAAGTGCCGGGCTTGCACGTATATGGGATCACAGATATTGAGAGTCTGGAACACCGCACACCAACTTTTGCCATAAGCCTGGAAGGATTCACTCCCGCGCAGGTCGCTCAAAAATTGGGCGAGCAGGGCATCTTCGTCTGGGACGGTCACTATTACGCCATTGCCGTCATGGAACGGCTCGGTTTGCTGGATAAAGGCGGCCTGGTGCGCATCGGTTTTGTCCATTACAACACCGCCGAAGAAGTGGACCGGGTGTTAACCGCTTTGGCGGAAATGGGGTGA
- a CDS encoding DNA adenine methylase: MINSPVRWVGGKSRFRKYIIPILPEHTCYVEPFAGGAWVLFGKPPSAVEVLNDIDQELINFFRVLKHQPEELIASFEWELVSRNEFERLADLDPLTLNAIERAHRFYYLIMAGWGGELDYPRFQTSISDGGHGNRLIGALKHLRQKLEPVHKRLSTVIIENLSWEDCIDRYDKPQTIMYIDPPYPNNGCNYKHNMQDWADHQRLAHRLTQSKCKWILSSYDMPEMHEMYDGYNIITVQTYSGMNTKKNGSERVINQEVLITNFDVQTQEKLQERRPTTILQPSLLDFGPQTNP; the protein is encoded by the coding sequence ATGATCAATAGTCCAGTGCGATGGGTTGGTGGTAAATCCCGTTTCCGAAAATATATCATTCCTATCCTACCGGAACACACTTGCTACGTAGAACCATTTGCTGGAGGAGCCTGGGTGCTTTTTGGCAAACCGCCAAGCGCTGTTGAAGTCCTCAATGATATTGATCAAGAGCTAATAAACTTTTTCCGCGTCCTAAAACATCAACCAGAAGAACTTATTGCCTCTTTTGAATGGGAATTAGTGTCTCGAAACGAGTTTGAAAGATTGGCTGATTTAGACCCTCTTACCCTAAATGCTATTGAGCGCGCTCATCGCTTTTATTATTTAATCATGGCTGGATGGGGTGGTGAATTAGACTATCCTCGTTTTCAGACAAGTATATCAGACGGTGGGCATGGCAACCGTCTGATCGGAGCTCTAAAACATCTCCGGCAAAAATTAGAGCCTGTACACAAAAGATTGAGTACGGTCATTATCGAGAATCTAAGTTGGGAAGACTGCATAGATCGCTATGACAAACCACAGACGATCATGTACATCGATCCTCCCTATCCGAATAATGGCTGTAATTATAAGCACAATATGCAGGATTGGGCAGATCATCAACGATTGGCGCATCGTCTAACGCAGTCGAAGTGCAAATGGATTCTTTCTTCTTACGATATGCCTGAAATGCACGAAATGTATGACGGCTACAACATCATCACTGTGCAAACATATTCGGGGATGAACACGAAGAAAAATGGTTCCGAGCGGGTGATTAATCAAGAAGTCTTGATCACGAACTTTGATGTACAAACGCAGGAAAAGCTTCAGGAACGTCGGCCAACAACAATTCTACAGCCCTCTTTGCTCGATTTCGGCCCCCAAACCAATCCATAA
- a CDS encoding sigma-70 family RNA polymerase sigma factor: MPEEVTAAVITRAQSGDTSALTDLYEHYKSDVYRYLYYRVGRPQVAEDLTAELFIRVMQHLPRYRTGRVPFRAWLFQIARNLAIDHMRKSAVRNHIDLDENMPADYDGPETAVDYNLTIERLQQALRRLTSDQCDVIILRFVAEMPINQVAQTLNKSESAVKALQARGLEALQRILGPQRVFYG, from the coding sequence ATGCCTGAAGAAGTGACCGCAGCCGTTATCACACGCGCCCAGTCCGGCGATACGAGCGCTCTCACTGATCTGTATGAACATTACAAATCGGACGTCTACCGTTACCTCTATTACCGCGTCGGTCGGCCGCAGGTCGCCGAAGATTTAACCGCCGAACTCTTTATCCGCGTAATGCAGCATTTACCGCGCTACCGGACGGGCCGTGTCCCATTCCGCGCCTGGCTTTTCCAGATAGCGCGTAACCTGGCGATTGACCATATGCGCAAATCGGCCGTGCGCAACCATATTGACCTGGATGAGAACATGCCCGCCGACTATGATGGGCCAGAAACGGCCGTTGACTACAACCTGACCATCGAACGCCTCCAACAAGCCCTACGCCGCCTGACTTCTGATCAATGCGACGTAATCATCCTTCGTTTTGTGGCTGAGATGCCCATTAACCAGGTGGCTCAGACGCTTAACAAAAGCGAAAGCGCCGTCAAAGCTTTACAAGCCCGCGGTTTAGAGGCCCTACAACGCATTCTGGGGCCGCAGAGAGTTTTCTATGGCTGA